The proteins below come from a single Parazoarcus communis genomic window:
- the rsmA gene encoding 16S rRNA (adenine(1518)-N(6)/adenine(1519)-N(6))-dimethyltransferase RsmA translates to MSNDRETDGHRARKRFGQNFLSDPNIIRRIIDAIRPQPGETMVEIGPGLGAMTAPLLDRIDHLHVVEIDRDLIARLRERYSPERLSIHEGDALKFDFGTLGNPLRIVGNLPYNISTPILFHLAVFAEQVQDMTFMLQKEVVMRMVAEPGTEDYGRLSVMLQYRFRMGRMFDVPPGAFRPAPKVMSSIVRLVPLPAEELTARDEALLGAIVTAAFGQRRKTLRNTLREFLDEAGFAALGLDPGLRGERLSVAEFVAIANYCSSAGKKA, encoded by the coding sequence ATGAGCAACGATCGCGAAACAGACGGCCATCGCGCACGCAAGCGCTTTGGTCAGAACTTCCTGTCCGACCCCAACATCATCCGTCGCATCATCGATGCCATTCGTCCGCAGCCCGGCGAGACCATGGTCGAGATCGGGCCTGGGCTGGGCGCGATGACCGCGCCCTTGCTTGACCGTATCGATCATCTGCATGTCGTCGAGATCGACCGCGATCTGATTGCCCGCCTGCGCGAGCGTTACTCGCCAGAACGCCTCAGCATCCACGAGGGCGATGCGCTGAAGTTCGATTTCGGCACGCTGGGTAATCCGCTGCGCATCGTCGGCAACCTCCCGTACAACATCTCGACCCCCATCCTGTTTCACCTCGCGGTCTTTGCGGAGCAGGTGCAGGACATGACCTTCATGTTGCAGAAGGAAGTGGTGATGCGGATGGTGGCCGAGCCGGGTACCGAGGACTATGGCCGCCTGTCGGTGATGTTGCAGTACCGGTTCCGCATGGGGCGGATGTTCGATGTGCCGCCGGGGGCATTTCGTCCGGCGCCCAAGGTGATGTCGAGCATCGTGCGCCTGGTGCCGCTGCCGGCCGAGGAACTTACCGCCAGGGATGAAGCCCTGCTGGGGGCCATCGTGACCGCGGCCTTCGGTCAGCGGCGCAAGACGCTGCGCAATACCCTGCGGGAGTTTCTCGATGAGGCAGGGTTCGCTGCGCTGGGGCTCGACCCCGGGCTGCGCGGCGAGCGCCTGTCGGTTGCCGAGTTTGTTGCTATCGCCAACTACTGCAGCAGTGCGGGCAAAAAGGCATGA
- a CDS encoding YgaP family membrane protein gives MKSNVGSMDKILRIVAGIVLLALAIMGIGTPWTYIGIVPLVTGVMGWCPAYTLLGVNTCPMKKQ, from the coding sequence ATGAAATCGAACGTGGGCAGCATGGACAAGATTCTTCGCATCGTTGCCGGCATCGTCTTGCTGGCACTGGCCATCATGGGCATTGGTACGCCGTGGACCTATATCGGTATCGTACCGCTGGTCACCGGCGTGATGGGTTGGTGCCCGGCCTACACCCTGCTCGGTGTAAACACCTGCCCGATGAAGAAACAGTAA
- a CDS encoding Crp/Fnr family transcriptional regulator, with amino-acid sequence MTSAERLQKNYPVIDELSPAARARLLNAARWMEVPADTLLFDDHQSCEGFPFVIEGSVRVAKCAPNGRELPLYRVTPGETCIISSSCLLGNEDYNARGITETDTLLMLLPKPVFDELLAEPAFRGFVFNLFAERIADLMQLIEEVAFHRLDQRLATLLLGKGRILHTTHQHLADELGSVREFVSRLLKGFSAQGLVRLSREQIEILDPAGLRRIASGADNRSP; translated from the coding sequence ATGACGAGTGCCGAGCGTTTGCAGAAAAACTATCCGGTCATCGACGAACTGTCGCCCGCTGCGCGCGCGCGCCTGCTGAACGCTGCACGATGGATGGAAGTGCCGGCGGACACGCTGCTTTTCGACGACCATCAGTCCTGCGAAGGTTTCCCTTTCGTGATCGAAGGCTCGGTGCGGGTCGCAAAGTGCGCCCCCAATGGCCGGGAACTGCCGCTCTATCGCGTTACGCCAGGTGAGACCTGCATCATTTCCTCGTCCTGCCTGCTCGGCAACGAGGACTACAACGCCCGCGGCATCACCGAGACCGACACCCTGCTGATGCTGCTGCCCAAGCCGGTGTTCGACGAACTGCTGGCCGAGCCGGCTTTTCGCGGCTTCGTCTTCAACCTGTTCGCCGAACGCATTGCCGATCTGATGCAGTTGATCGAGGAAGTGGCTTTCCACCGCCTGGACCAACGCCTCGCCACCCTGCTGCTGGGCAAGGGACGTATCCTGCATACGACGCATCAACACCTCGCAGACGAACTCGGCAGCGTGCGCGAATTCGTCAGCCGCCTGCTCAAGGGCTTCTCCGCGCAGGGTCTGGTCAGACTATCGAGGGAGCAGATCGAGATCCTCGATCCTGCAGGATTGCGCCGGATTGCCAGCGGCGCCGACAACCGCAGCCCCTGA
- the xth gene encoding exodeoxyribonuclease III translates to MKIATWNVNSLKVRLPHVLDWLAANKPDALCLQELKMEDKAFPVAELEAAGYHAAFIGQKTYNGVAILSPKPMDAVVRNIPDFEDEQKRIIAATIDGVRVICGYFPNGQAVGSDKFEYKLRWLSALTEWVKEEMRQYPKLVLTGDFNIAPEAADAHPDWKDEIHVSEPERAAFRALTALGLIDAFRLFEQPERSFSWWDYRMMAFRRNFGLRIDHILVSPALQADCSSCTVDKAPRKLERPSDHAPVVVELAG, encoded by the coding sequence ATGAAAATCGCCACCTGGAACGTCAACTCCCTGAAGGTCCGCCTGCCTCACGTCCTCGACTGGCTGGCGGCCAACAAGCCCGATGCCCTGTGCCTGCAGGAACTGAAGATGGAGGACAAGGCCTTTCCTGTCGCCGAACTGGAAGCGGCGGGCTATCACGCTGCCTTTATCGGACAGAAAACCTACAACGGTGTGGCGATCCTGAGCCCCAAACCGATGGACGCTGTCGTGCGCAACATCCCGGACTTCGAAGACGAACAGAAGCGCATCATTGCGGCTACGATCGATGGCGTCAGGGTGATCTGCGGCTATTTTCCGAACGGTCAGGCGGTCGGCTCCGACAAGTTCGAATACAAGCTGCGCTGGCTTTCGGCCCTGACCGAATGGGTCAAGGAAGAGATGCGCCAGTATCCGAAACTGGTCCTGACCGGCGACTTCAACATCGCCCCCGAAGCGGCCGATGCACATCCCGACTGGAAGGACGAGATTCACGTTTCAGAGCCCGAGCGCGCGGCCTTCCGCGCCCTCACCGCACTGGGGCTCATCGACGCCTTCCGGCTGTTCGAGCAGCCCGAGCGCAGCTTTTCATGGTGGGACTATCGAATGATGGCCTTCCGGCGCAATTTCGGTCTGCGCATCGACCACATCCTGGTGTCGCCCGCGTTGCAGGCCGATTGCAGCAGTTGCACCGTCGACAAGGCGCCGCGCAAGCTCGAGCGCCCTTCGGACCACGCACCGGTCGTCGTCGAACTCGCTGGGTGA
- the amt gene encoding ammonium transporter — MSAVDIDVMWVVLCAGLVFLMQAGFLCLESGLTRSRNAINVAIKNVVDFAVAVALYWAFGFALMFGSSAAGLTGTDHFMLSVGHGSTSALAAFFLFQAMFCSTAATIVSGAVAERMRFSAYLGVAAIIGGLIYPVFGHWAWGGTLGGERGWLAALGFIDFAGSTVVHGVGGWVALAGVLIIGPRSGRFDAEDREQPISGGNLPLAMLGVMLLLFGWLGFNGGSTLALDGRVPGILVNTVLAAVAGVLAGLALGWRQRGYADVVHTLNGGIAGLVAVTAGAHVLDSGAALIVGAGGALAMVSCHELLLRYRVDDAVGAIPAHLAAGIWGTLAVALFADPLALGTGLGRGEQFLVQLLGVVTCGVWSFGLAWVLLRGLDRFIPLRVSAEEEVLGLNVSEHGARTELLELLRAMEVQEKTGELSVRVPVEPFTEVGQIASAYNRMMEALERAVGQTRAIIRDVRDGIVTFGQDGLLRSLNPGAEKLLEVQGADAVGMPLANLLADPPLRPARQIERLMGLQDKMELRLHRQGKTPRVLEISVSEGRAQGEKVYTGLMRDVTERRQIADQLQNERDLAQVTLASIGDGVITTDETGTVQYLNPMAERLTGWTLDEAKGRNIASIYCLEEELTGRALENPVRTVLSNGREMRAPDHGLLVRRDGERIPVQDSAAPIRSRLGYLIGVVLVCQDVTVTLNLTRELTRQASQDALTGIPNRREFERRLADLLTPGVPPGTTHILCYLDLDQFKVVNDTCGHVAGDELLRQVCTLMRERMRAADLLARLGGDEFGVIFFNCPVEKAIAMAEGFREAIRAYRFAWEGKSFSIGVSIGLVPVTETEREMGRILSAADTACYAAKEGGRNRVHVYRPDDDQLMERHGQMQWVARLHGALDEDRLRLFVQPIVPLSVAHSIHYEVLVRLEEDGRLISPGSFIPAAERYNLMPRIDEWVFRNVLAWVSDTYRKEGRVEGTWCINLSGNSLSDERLLEDICAGLVRAALPQGAICIEITESSAVANLSRVVSFMGELRKLGCAFALDDFGSGLSSFAYLKTLPVDYLKIDGSFVRDIATDPTNRAMVQAINTIGHTMGLVTIAEFVENEAVLEVLREIGVDYGQGFHLGVPKALSEMGRVRMMPR; from the coding sequence ATGAGTGCGGTCGACATTGATGTGATGTGGGTGGTGTTGTGTGCGGGCCTGGTGTTCCTGATGCAGGCGGGCTTCCTGTGTCTTGAGTCCGGGCTCACTCGCAGTCGCAATGCGATCAACGTCGCGATCAAGAACGTGGTGGACTTTGCGGTTGCGGTGGCGCTTTACTGGGCGTTCGGATTCGCGCTGATGTTTGGCTCGTCAGCGGCCGGACTGACCGGTACCGATCACTTCATGCTTTCGGTTGGACATGGCAGCACGAGTGCGCTGGCTGCCTTCTTCCTGTTTCAGGCCATGTTCTGTTCGACTGCGGCGACGATCGTTTCCGGCGCCGTTGCGGAGCGCATGCGCTTTTCTGCCTATCTCGGTGTGGCTGCGATCATTGGCGGTTTGATCTATCCGGTGTTCGGTCACTGGGCCTGGGGTGGCACACTCGGCGGCGAACGCGGCTGGCTGGCAGCCCTCGGTTTCATCGACTTCGCGGGTTCAACGGTCGTTCATGGCGTCGGGGGCTGGGTTGCACTGGCCGGCGTACTGATCATCGGCCCGCGCAGCGGACGCTTTGATGCGGAGGACAGGGAGCAGCCCATCTCGGGCGGCAATCTGCCGCTGGCGATGCTCGGTGTCATGCTCCTGCTGTTCGGCTGGCTGGGGTTCAACGGCGGCAGCACGCTGGCGCTCGACGGACGGGTGCCGGGCATTCTGGTCAATACCGTGCTGGCAGCGGTGGCGGGCGTGCTCGCAGGTCTGGCCCTGGGCTGGCGTCAGCGCGGCTACGCTGACGTGGTTCATACCCTGAATGGCGGCATTGCAGGTCTGGTCGCGGTGACGGCGGGGGCGCACGTGCTCGATTCCGGCGCGGCGCTCATTGTCGGCGCAGGCGGTGCGCTGGCGATGGTGTCCTGCCATGAGTTGCTGCTGCGATACCGCGTCGACGACGCCGTCGGGGCCATCCCGGCGCATCTTGCGGCAGGCATATGGGGCACGCTCGCGGTTGCACTGTTTGCCGACCCGCTTGCGCTGGGTACCGGCCTCGGGCGCGGGGAGCAGTTTCTGGTGCAACTGCTCGGGGTGGTTACGTGCGGCGTGTGGTCTTTCGGGCTGGCCTGGGTGCTGCTGCGCGGACTGGACCGCTTCATCCCCCTGCGAGTCTCTGCGGAGGAGGAGGTTCTCGGTCTCAACGTGTCGGAACATGGCGCGCGCACCGAACTGCTCGAGTTGCTGCGGGCGATGGAGGTGCAGGAAAAGACCGGCGAACTGTCGGTACGGGTGCCGGTCGAGCCGTTTACCGAAGTCGGGCAGATCGCCTCCGCATACAACCGCATGATGGAGGCACTGGAGCGTGCGGTGGGGCAGACCCGCGCCATCATCCGCGATGTGCGCGATGGCATTGTCACCTTTGGTCAGGATGGCCTCCTGCGCAGCCTGAATCCGGGCGCGGAGAAACTGCTTGAGGTGCAGGGTGCAGACGCTGTCGGCATGCCGCTGGCCAATCTGCTGGCTGACCCGCCGCTGCGGCCGGCGCGTCAGATCGAACGGCTGATGGGACTGCAGGACAAGATGGAACTGCGACTGCACCGGCAGGGGAAGACGCCCCGTGTGCTCGAGATCTCGGTCAGCGAGGGCCGCGCACAGGGTGAGAAGGTCTATACCGGATTGATGCGGGATGTGACCGAACGCCGCCAGATTGCCGATCAGTTGCAGAACGAACGTGATCTCGCGCAGGTGACGCTGGCGTCCATCGGCGACGGCGTGATCACGACCGACGAAACCGGCACGGTGCAGTACCTCAATCCGATGGCCGAGCGCCTCACCGGGTGGACGCTGGACGAGGCCAAGGGCCGCAACATCGCAAGCATCTATTGTCTCGAAGAGGAGCTCACCGGGCGTGCGCTGGAGAATCCGGTCCGCACCGTGCTCTCGAACGGCCGCGAGATGCGGGCGCCCGATCATGGCCTGCTCGTGCGCCGGGACGGGGAGCGCATTCCGGTGCAGGATTCCGCTGCCCCGATACGCAGCCGCCTGGGCTACCTGATCGGCGTGGTGCTCGTGTGTCAGGACGTCACTGTGACCCTGAATCTGACCCGCGAACTGACCCGGCAGGCCAGCCAGGATGCGCTGACCGGTATCCCCAACCGGCGCGAATTCGAACGCCGGCTTGCCGACCTGCTGACACCCGGCGTACCTCCAGGGACAACGCACATCCTCTGTTATCTCGATCTCGACCAGTTCAAGGTCGTGAACGACACCTGTGGCCACGTGGCCGGCGACGAACTCCTGCGTCAGGTGTGCACGCTGATGCGCGAACGCATGCGCGCAGCAGATCTGCTCGCACGTCTCGGCGGCGATGAGTTCGGCGTGATTTTCTTCAACTGCCCGGTGGAAAAGGCCATTGCGATGGCAGAGGGCTTCCGCGAGGCGATCCGTGCCTACCGCTTTGCCTGGGAGGGAAAGTCGTTCTCGATCGGCGTCAGCATCGGGTTGGTGCCGGTGACCGAAACCGAGCGCGAGATGGGCCGCATCCTCTCTGCCGCGGATACCGCCTGTTATGCGGCGAAGGAGGGCGGGCGCAACCGTGTGCACGTCTACCGCCCCGATGACGATCAGTTGATGGAGCGCCACGGCCAGATGCAATGGGTCGCGAGACTGCATGGCGCACTCGACGAAGACCGGTTGCGGCTGTTCGTGCAGCCCATCGTGCCGCTTTCGGTGGCGCACTCCATTCACTACGAGGTGCTGGTGCGGCTGGAGGAGGACGGACGCCTGATCAGCCCGGGGAGCTTCATTCCGGCTGCAGAGCGCTACAACCTGATGCCGCGCATCGACGAATGGGTGTTCCGTAATGTACTCGCGTGGGTGAGCGACACTTACCGCAAGGAGGGTCGGGTCGAGGGCACCTGGTGCATCAACCTGTCGGGAAACTCCCTGAGTGACGAACGTCTGCTGGAGGACATCTGTGCCGGCCTGGTGCGCGCAGCGCTGCCGCAGGGGGCAATCTGCATCGAGATCACCGAAAGCTCGGCAGTGGCCAACCTGTCACGGGTGGTCAGCTTCATGGGGGAGCTCAGAAAGCTGGGGTGTGCGTTTGCCCTTGACGACTTCGGCAGTGGCCTGTCCTCATTCGCTTACCTGAAGACGCTACCGGTCGATTACTTGAAGATCGACGGCTCCTTCGTACGTGACATCGCGACCGACCCGACAAACCGCGCCATGGTGCAGGCCATCAACACCATCGGCCACACCATGGGCCTGGTCACGATTGCAGAGTTCGTGGAGAACGAGGCAGTTCTGGAGGTCTTGCGCGAGATTGGCGTCGATTATGGGCAGGGCTTCCATCTTGGCGTGCCCAAGGCGCTGTCAGAGATGGGGCGGGTGCGCATGATGCCGCGCTGA
- a CDS encoding YdgA family protein, with the protein MGKAVVVAGAIGAAALALVGGSYAIGGNIESGFRDSMMAMSSPAVQIRVLDYKRGIFGAEAHTLWTLNDGDEPIDFRVTHHIDHGPFPAGRAAQVHSDVVLPAELKDGFDAALQGRSPLEVLTLVGWGGELQHRISSPDYRGKAGEAMDLVWGGINGEIRISADRQQAKGRIDLPLLDVRDPDGNVLVVENLALTLDSARPQQYRFWTGPSSLSVGRASFSARGGEASFNLDGLKIESQAALDGEVVNMSVDFGVKQMVGGGETVDDLSFVLALERIDAGALDSITRSVEQTAGEAADIEAQQAELMGAVMQQLPVMLKRSPAIELKRVGASLNEGRAEMGARIDYVGTEGEAGMNPFSDLVASLRVSIPKALLVRLIEMSERQSIVGYVTEMEIDASDAEIDQAVSAAVNERVAGITGNGVVLEKDGLLTTDMRYKDGALLVNGEPLDPEALGALGLPF; encoded by the coding sequence ATGGGCAAGGCAGTAGTGGTAGCAGGGGCGATCGGTGCGGCAGCGCTGGCGCTGGTCGGTGGGAGCTATGCGATCGGCGGCAATATCGAGTCAGGTTTCAGGGACAGCATGATGGCGATGAGCAGTCCCGCGGTGCAGATCCGGGTGCTCGACTACAAGCGCGGCATCTTCGGTGCCGAGGCGCACACGCTATGGACCTTGAACGATGGCGACGAGCCGATCGACTTTCGCGTGACGCACCACATCGACCATGGCCCCTTTCCCGCCGGACGTGCGGCTCAGGTTCATTCTGATGTCGTTCTGCCCGCTGAACTGAAAGACGGATTCGACGCTGCCTTGCAGGGGCGATCCCCGCTTGAAGTCCTGACCCTGGTCGGTTGGGGGGGCGAGCTGCAGCACCGTATCTCGTCGCCCGATTACCGCGGCAAGGCGGGCGAGGCAATGGACCTGGTCTGGGGCGGCATCAATGGCGAGATCAGGATCAGTGCCGATCGTCAGCAGGCGAAGGGGCGCATCGATCTGCCCTTGCTCGACGTCCGCGATCCGGATGGCAATGTGCTGGTTGTCGAGAACCTTGCCTTGACGCTCGATTCCGCCCGGCCGCAGCAGTACCGGTTCTGGACCGGCCCTTCGTCGCTGAGCGTCGGTCGCGCGAGCTTCAGCGCGCGCGGCGGTGAGGCAAGCTTCAATCTCGATGGCCTGAAGATCGAATCCCAGGCTGCGCTCGATGGCGAGGTGGTCAACATGAGCGTCGATTTCGGCGTGAAGCAGATGGTCGGCGGCGGTGAGACCGTGGACGACCTCAGTTTCGTGCTCGCCCTCGAGCGCATCGACGCCGGCGCCCTCGACTCCATCACCCGCAGTGTCGAGCAGACCGCAGGCGAAGCCGCCGATATCGAAGCTCAGCAGGCAGAACTGATGGGCGCGGTGATGCAGCAGCTGCCTGTCATGCTGAAGCGCTCGCCCGCGATTGAGCTCAAGCGCGTGGGGGCGAGCCTGAACGAAGGCCGCGCCGAGATGGGTGCCCGGATCGACTACGTCGGTACCGAGGGGGAGGCTGGCATGAACCCCTTCAGCGATCTCGTTGCCAGCCTGCGCGTAAGCATCCCCAAGGCCTTGCTTGTGCGCCTGATCGAAATGAGTGAGCGTCAGAGCATTGTCGGCTATGTGACCGAAATGGAAATCGATGCGTCCGATGCCGAGATCGATCAGGCCGTCAGTGCCGCGGTGAATGAACGCGTTGCCGGAATCACGGGTAACGGGGTGGTGCTGGAGAAGGACGGTTTGCTGACGACCGACATGCGCTACAAGGACGGTGCGCTGTTGGTCAATGGCGAGCCACTCGACCCTGAGGCGCTCGGAGCCCTTGGGCTGCCGTTCTGA
- a CDS encoding glutaredoxin family protein yields MIRPALLVPLLALGLSAAVPAQTTYRWVDAHGQVHYSDRPPPPEIQELEARRFAAPPPDPTLSYTLRKLTADFPVTLYTASNCGDLCDSARSLLGSRGIPYTEFPLANQADLAAYRERFGVPEQVPSLSVGSAQFKGFEPGAWNRLLNDVGYPKAP; encoded by the coding sequence ATGATCAGACCTGCCCTGCTCGTCCCCCTGCTTGCCTTGGGCCTGTCGGCCGCGGTGCCGGCACAGACCACTTACAGGTGGGTGGACGCGCACGGGCAGGTGCATTACTCCGACCGGCCTCCCCCACCCGAGATTCAGGAGCTCGAAGCCAGACGCTTTGCAGCGCCACCACCCGACCCGACCTTGTCCTACACCTTGCGCAAACTCACGGCGGATTTCCCTGTCACGCTGTACACGGCGAGTAACTGCGGCGATTTGTGCGATTCCGCGCGCAGCCTGCTTGGCTCGCGCGGGATTCCGTACACCGAGTTTCCGCTCGCAAATCAGGCCGATCTGGCAGCCTATCGGGAACGCTTCGGCGTACCCGAACAGGTACCGTCACTGAGTGTGGGAAGCGCGCAATTCAAGGGGTTTGAACCGGGCGCCTGGAACCGGCTGCTGAACGACGTGGGCTACCCCAAGGCGCCCTGA
- a CDS encoding M3 family metallopeptidase, with the protein MQESLTPNTANPLLDFSGLPRFNDIRPAHVAPAIQQLLGEYRSLIETLTHATDTPTWDDFVVPMNEVGERLGRAWGVVGHLHSVMDVPEWREAYNALLPEVSRFYAEVGQNLALFEKYKALSESPEYATLSPTRQRILDHELRDFRLSGAELPDAEKPRFQAIQEAMSQLGAKFSENLLDATNAHAEWVEDEAKLAGIPADAVSAARAAAEKEGKPGWKFTLQMPSYLPVLQYADDRSLRERMYRAYATRASELGKPEWDNGPLIGRILALRDEEARMLGYRNFAEVSLVPKMADTPQQALSFLHELAAKAKPFAERDLEELRAFASRELDIADLQPWDVGYASEKLRQARYAYSDREVKQYFPEPRVLDGLFGVIRTLYGVDILPDQAPLWDPDAHFFRIEKAGELVGHFYLDLHARETKRGGAWMDSARSRHLGRHGTTTPVAYLVCNFSGPVDGKPATFTHDDVLTLFHEVGHGLHHLLTRVDELAVSGINGVEWDAVELPSQFMENFCWEWDVLSGMTGHVDTGEPLPRALYDKMIAAKNFQSGMQTVRQLEFSMFDLRLHSELQPSGEGDQATVAIERVMALLTEVRNEVAVLIPPAWHRFPHSFSHIFAGGYAAGYYSYKWAEVLSADAFEAFEEAGAGKGSLLDPETGARFWREILAVGGSRPALDSFKAFRGREPRVDALLRHNGMVSA; encoded by the coding sequence ATGCAAGAATCGCTTACCCCGAATACAGCCAACCCATTGCTGGACTTTTCCGGCCTGCCCCGTTTCAACGATATCCGCCCCGCGCATGTCGCACCGGCCATCCAGCAACTGCTGGGTGAATATCGCAGCCTGATCGAAACCCTGACCCACGCCACGGATACGCCGACCTGGGATGATTTCGTCGTGCCGATGAACGAAGTCGGCGAGCGCCTGGGCCGGGCCTGGGGCGTTGTCGGCCACCTCCACAGCGTGATGGACGTGCCCGAATGGCGTGAGGCCTATAACGCATTGCTGCCCGAGGTTTCGCGCTTCTATGCCGAGGTCGGGCAGAACCTTGCCCTGTTCGAAAAGTACAAGGCCCTGAGCGAAAGCCCGGAATACGCCACGCTGTCGCCTACCCGGCAACGCATCCTCGATCATGAACTGCGCGATTTCCGTCTGTCGGGTGCAGAGTTGCCGGACGCGGAAAAGCCCCGCTTTCAGGCCATTCAGGAAGCCATGTCGCAACTCGGTGCCAAGTTTTCCGAGAACCTGCTCGACGCCACCAACGCGCACGCTGAATGGGTCGAAGACGAAGCGAAGCTCGCCGGCATTCCGGCCGATGCAGTCTCTGCCGCGCGGGCTGCCGCGGAGAAAGAAGGCAAGCCGGGCTGGAAGTTCACCCTGCAGATGCCGTCCTACCTGCCGGTACTGCAGTACGCCGATGATCGCAGCCTGCGCGAGCGCATGTATCGCGCCTATGCAACCCGCGCCTCGGAACTGGGCAAGCCCGAATGGGACAACGGCCCGCTGATCGGTCGCATTCTCGCGCTGCGCGATGAAGAGGCGCGCATGCTGGGGTATCGCAATTTTGCCGAAGTGTCGCTGGTGCCGAAAATGGCCGACACTCCGCAACAGGCACTCAGCTTCCTGCACGAACTCGCCGCCAAGGCCAAGCCTTTTGCCGAGCGCGACCTGGAAGAACTGCGCGCCTTCGCCAGCCGCGAACTCGACATCGCCGACCTGCAGCCTTGGGACGTGGGCTACGCCTCGGAGAAGCTGCGCCAGGCGCGCTACGCCTACTCCGACCGCGAAGTGAAGCAGTACTTCCCCGAACCCCGGGTCCTGGACGGCCTGTTCGGCGTGATTCGCACCCTGTATGGCGTCGATATTCTCCCCGACCAGGCCCCGCTGTGGGATCCGGATGCGCACTTCTTCCGCATCGAGAAGGCGGGCGAACTGGTCGGTCACTTCTACCTTGACCTGCACGCACGCGAAACCAAGCGTGGCGGTGCATGGATGGATTCGGCCCGCAGCCGTCACCTGGGGCGACATGGCACCACGACCCCGGTCGCCTATCTGGTGTGCAACTTCTCCGGACCGGTGGACGGCAAGCCGGCAACCTTTACCCACGACGACGTCCTGACCCTGTTCCACGAAGTCGGTCACGGCCTGCATCACCTGCTGACGCGGGTCGACGAGCTGGCAGTGTCGGGCATCAACGGCGTCGAGTGGGATGCGGTCGAGCTGCCGAGCCAGTTCATGGAGAACTTCTGCTGGGAATGGGATGTGCTGAGCGGCATGACGGGGCACGTAGACACGGGCGAACCCTTGCCGCGCGCACTCTACGACAAGATGATCGCCGCCAAGAATTTCCAGAGTGGCATGCAGACCGTCCGCCAGCTCGAGTTCTCGATGTTCGACCTGCGCCTGCACAGCGAGCTCCAGCCGAGTGGGGAAGGCGATCAGGCCACGGTAGCCATCGAACGCGTGATGGCACTGCTGACCGAGGTCCGCAACGAGGTCGCGGTGCTGATTCCGCCAGCATGGCATCGCTTCCCGCACAGCTTCTCGCATATCTTTGCTGGCGGTTACGCAGCGGGCTACTACAGTTACAAGTGGGCCGAAGTGCTGTCGGCCGATGCGTTCGAGGCATTTGAAGAGGCCGGCGCGGGCAAGGGCAGCTTGCTCGACCCCGAAACCGGAGCACGTTTCTGGCGTGAAATCCTCGCAGTCGGCGGCAGCCGTCCCGCCCTGGACTCGTTCAAGGCCTTCCGCGGCCGCGAACCGCGGGTCGATGCACTGTTGCGACACAACGGAATGGTAAGCGCATGA
- a CDS encoding DUF2189 domain-containing protein gives MGKTFNTLDQHFHLPHVREVKADRPFRWLALGLSDMRDNLAASLAYGVFFAIAGYLILSYAANMPYLFTAAICGFFLVGPLAAAGLYEISRRHAAGQTASLSDSLAGLRKHREGLMYFGAFFAIALIGWERISAILFALLYQGGAPDLSNFYRDVFLSGEYTHFVIAYLVIGGALAAVVFSLSVISIPMTMDRDTDGITAAMTSMRAVGVNLGAMAVWAALIVALVGIGFATMMIGMVVILPLLGHASWHAYREMIE, from the coding sequence ATGGGCAAGACATTCAACACCCTGGATCAGCACTTCCACCTGCCCCATGTCCGGGAGGTCAAGGCAGACCGACCGTTCAGATGGCTGGCGCTGGGCCTGAGCGACATGCGGGACAATCTCGCGGCCAGCCTTGCCTACGGGGTCTTCTTCGCAATCGCCGGTTACCTCATATTGTCCTACGCAGCGAACATGCCGTATCTGTTCACTGCGGCCATCTGCGGCTTCTTCCTGGTCGGGCCACTGGCCGCCGCAGGCCTGTATGAGATCTCGCGCCGACATGCTGCGGGACAGACTGCCTCGTTATCCGACTCCCTGGCCGGCCTGCGCAAGCACCGCGAAGGGCTGATGTATTTCGGTGCCTTCTTCGCGATCGCCCTGATCGGCTGGGAGCGCATTTCGGCCATCCTGTTCGCTCTTCTGTACCAGGGCGGGGCACCCGATCTGTCGAACTTCTATCGCGATGTTTTTCTGTCCGGCGAGTACACCCACTTTGTCATCGCCTATCTGGTGATCGGCGGTGCGCTCGCTGCGGTGGTATTTTCCCTGTCGGTGATCTCGATTCCGATGACCATGGATCGCGACACCGACGGCATCACCGCCGCAATGACCAGTATGCGCGCCGTTGGCGTGAATCTCGGCGCCATGGCGGTATGGGCTGCACTCATCGTGGCACTTGTCGGCATCGGCTTCGCCACCATGATGATCGGCATGGTGGTCATACTGCCCCTGCTCGGCCATGCCAGCTGGCACGCTTACCGTGAAATGATCGAGTGA